DNA sequence from the Manduca sexta isolate Smith_Timp_Sample1 chromosome 25, JHU_Msex_v1.0, whole genome shotgun sequence genome:
ttgagcactccacaaacaaaggactattcaacacaaaaatattttttcagtacgaatcggtagttcctgagattagccattactgctccgctcctattgaatatagcgtgatgatatatagcctatagctctccacgaacaaagggctatccaacgcaaaaataatttttcagtttggaccggtagttcctgagattagccattactgccccgctcctattgggtatagcgtgatgatatatagcctatagcactccacgaacaaagggctatccaacgcaaaaaagaatttttcagtttggaccggtagttcctgagattagccattactgccccgctcctattgggtatagcgtgatgatatatagcctatagcactccacgaacaaagggctatccaactcaaaaagaatttttcagtttggaccggtagttcctgagattagccattactgccccgctcctattgggtatagcgtgatgatatatagcctatagcactccacgaacaaagggctatccaacgcaaaaagaatttttcagtttggaccggtagttcctgagattagcgcgttcaaacaaacaaacaaacaaacaaacaaacaaacaaacaaacaaacaaactcttcagctttatataatagtatagatacaggCATAATAGAATTTCTTCGATTCTAGTCATTCCCGGATGGACCTGTGTGCCTCAGACAAAAGGAAAcgacttataattattattgcagaTTTGATATCTTGAGGGTTTAGACTCCCTGAACATCCTGGGTATAGGCATCAAGCAATTCTCAGTAGTCTACAGCTTTCCTCTCTATCTACGCTTATGTCTCAAGGACTAAAGCAcaagatgtttttttaaactggaGTCTCgcatttttagtttttttaatgcgCACATtccaatgtaaaaaataaatacatgattttCCCCACTATATTCTTATTGCTCGTTTTCTCGCGTTTGAAGCGCGATTAAACGTCGTAATGTACATAGGCTCTAAGAACCAATTTCAAAACCTCATTACGCATTTAGTAACGCTATCTAGATTTTAAACGTAGATTTAAATGTCGCAATTACCTCGACACTGAACACCTCCGAACTGGCCTTGATAAAGTCGGGCTTACTCTCTATTGCGGTGACAAAGAACGCTGTGTCGAACCGCTTGGGAAAGATCTTTGGAGTCAGCCAGTTGCTCCAGTAATGAAGCGACCATATGTCCGGGTAACAATTATACTCCTTGCATAAATTCCACAACTCGTCCGGGTCTTTGGCTAGCTGGAACAAATTAGCTTGATTTTTGGCGTAGCTATGGATAGTCCCCGCAGTTTAAGTAGGCCTTATTAGTGGCTCACTTGACTTCTATGTATTTAGTCTTTGCAAACCAGCGCAGTTGTGAAAATTTTCAGTTAGGTGAAGTTAAATTTCGCGTACTGTTAATTATGTTACGTAGCGAGTTTGAAATTgtagataaatttataatattcctaatAATCGAGTCACGACcacgtattttttgtttttctagtACTCGTTTAAATTTTGCTTTAATCTTATCAAGAGGCGTGGCGCGATTTCTTCAAACAGTTATTCTTACAAACGGTAATGACAAGCTATTGTGTGTCACTTTACCGCAAAATCTAGACATCGGAGCTAATATacgataacatttatttatgtatgctaTTGGAATACctttcaaatagaaaaaaaaacatgcgcaggattatgttaaaatacaattttattatcgtCTATTCCATACGTCGGTTGAATACGTTTCTTTATATACTTAAGTAGATGGTTGTAAACTTTTGTATATACACTCGAATAAAAGCCATTCTACTAAGATATCTAAAGTTCCAAGTATCAATGAAGCGAGTCCATTAGACCGTCGCAATGCGGGTTCATATTATAGTGACTACTTAGAATAACAATTGAAAAACCATCAATAGATTATTTGTAAGCCGATGACAATTGGAGCAATCGATTTCACGCGCTGACAGTGCCCAGAGgtcatatataaaatgtttttttacacacatatggcgataggcccgccctctatcacatcatgagacggaacatattgccgaaaagtgggtgccctggttgcgcctctgcataccgcttcgggaataaatgcctGATGTGATggttgtgtttgtgtgtgttttttacaCAGTTTTTAGGGGTTGCATTCGCAGCACGTGAGTTTAATAAGTAACTCGTTTGGGTTGCGCGGAGGATGGCGTTTCAGTGTAAATATTTCGACACCGCACAATTTGTAAGGTCTCTACAACTCAGTTGTGAAGTGTAGCAATGATCacatttattaacttaaaataacaataagaatcaagaaaaatatattttactaataaatcgagtatttcatttctaaaatattttatctttcgtACTTAGGGAGATTACGTCAACTATTTTGATAAGTGCTAATTAGTCACTAAGAATGGCGACATTAACCtacaatcatttatttattcgacTTTAGACAAACTGTGAACCACACAATATATTATCACAAATACACtttcaattttcaattaaagggcttatattattacttttaatattttataatgtacagCATACCATGGTTTTCTAGATAATATTGATTTGTAGTTACAAAGTTATTGACAcgtttaagtatataaaacgtGAGACTTCACAATATTAAGAAGTGTAgcgtttgaaaaaaaaacatacatttctcACACACGTCATTCTatctagttaaaatataataatttttacgtaattttttttgagTTCAAGAACCGTTCTAAAGTGATAATAATTtgggaaaataaatttaaaccgCATAATAGTCATTGGACATTTTAATAACGGGAAAGTTTTggattattatctttttaaatagatgCACAGTCAGTCGTGGTTATCTCACACAGAGAATGGTATTTTAGgctgtatttacaaaaaaaaaagtattatagaGAGAAGACGAGGACGGGATAATTCGccaagtgtttattttttattttatgctgtCAAGGCAGAGGAactttactgcacctgatggtaataggagtggggtccaatagaatgtcctcaatccaacataattatgccggccagttggtaTCGTGTTGGTACTTACACGTGGGCAACTAtcgcgggttttaacaccttgtgtacggttgtcgctatccgggcggatataaaataaatcctaccacATTTACAATCCtgcgcattttttttaatataagtagtatgatattagtaatatattcaACTGAATTGACATGGCGCCTTGTTGCGGTTTGTTGTATAACACCGCATGAAACATGCAAAGCAATTTAAGCCTTACACTTTACGCGTAATTCTTGAGTGGCGGATACAAGGCCTATCACAACtgacttacacacacacacacacacacacgcacacgcacacgcacacacacacacacatacatcacgcatttattcccgaaggagtaCGCAGAGGCCAATGAaagcacacacttttcgcctattgtgttccgttccatgatgtgataggaagcgagactatcgccatatcgggaacaaattccagactccgggctgatactgagcagaaaaactcaaataacattttgctcgacctgggattcgaacccaggaccggagagcgctgccgtaccgcgcatgcagtacgacTACGACACCGAAGTAGCCAGATAACTAGAACGACATACGTATAAAATTTAACTTAGCAATTTTACGCGGTTCGTGAGGCggacaactacgccaccgaggcagtcagacgAATGAAATGACAATGTATAaaactttgcaattcaaggcgGTTCGTGAAGCGGCTAGAAGCTGTttaaacatataacaaaaaGACGACGtcacaatattttgttagtactataaattattatcagtcGAACATAATCCATCTGAGTTTATTTACTTGTATATTTAGCGTATTTGCTAATGCAGAAAAGGGAATTACAttatcaatgttaataaaatcaataaaaatatcaattgttAGCTATGTCGGTCCTACGATGTAATATTGACTGACATCGTAACATTGTCATCCAAAATGACTTTGAAGGACTTTTAGAAACTTAATGccgcaaaacaaacaaaatctttacGACGTATTCTAAGATTTTGAAGACCGAtacgaatttaattatttgatagaTAAAAAGACAGttatagtatataaattaaaaaaaccgtattttaattttgccaaatagattttatatttatatgaaattgttttattattaaaaaaaatctaagatCATTAAATGCATTATccagtattaaatatttatcaagcgATAATGAATACGTCAATATATCGCCAATAAAGAAATACATAGAAAAACCAACTGCGTTCTCTTTACactattgaatgacgagactagcaaGCCGATTGTCTGACGGCAGGCGCCACGATTATACAAAAGCAACATCGCTCAAAACTTATTGTACTGTTGGAGTGGTTATCACCCCAACATTAGGTGAGAATTATTTGGGATTTTGTGATCAGTATTTgtgaattcgtgcccgatatagcTATTAGAtcgtcctctatcacatcatgggatggaacatacttGCCGGAAAGTGGTtgtcctagttgcgcctctgcatagtCCTTTAGGGACAAATGCGttatgtgtttgtgtgtgtgtgtgtgtgtgtgtgtgtgtgtgtgtgtgtgtgtgtgtgttaggTGGGAATGTCTGGTAATTACAGTAGCAATCAGGGGAGTAGTTACTGTAGTTCTAGGCAGCATAACGCGCGTAGCCTCCGAGGCCCCCGGACTATGAATTATAACCATTTTTTGGACCCGCCCGAATCTTCGCACCGTTTAAGCGTGTGACAAGTACACATATTTTTGCACTTATTCACTCTCCGTTAATAACAAACTTATGCTAAtccaaaaattatgaattatatacattgtaattaaaatattactttgaatAAAATTCAACCGAGAAAACTAGCCAGAGATAACAAACTTTTAAACAGCAATCACTTTAATTGACATATTAATTAATGAGAAGACCTTTTAGTAATCATCATTTAGCCACAACTTCATTCAATTTGTGCTAAATGCGTCCACAATACCAATTAGTTTACCGACAGAATTAAGACCTATTGTCAGATATGTACTCTAATTTTTCATAAAGAATCTTTAATATATGCTACGGTGGTTTAGGCATTTGGAgcggatggatgataagagacgtacaaagagggtttataaggcgaatgtggatggaagagccggtaagagtcgaccgcaccgaaccttcgaatgtcagatatctgatattcttagtaaaggtcaggtcaaaagtacccggaaccggcgggaatgcatgaaaagattaatgaaggtggaggaagcgagagaagtatgccagaatagTGTAAAAGTGGAAAtactctctgcctacccctttgggatagaggcgtgatactatgtatgtatgaatctttaatataaattgataataatgaACTTAGTAATTAACctcaaaataagtatatttacttGGTGTTGCTTTTGGATACAGCTGACCAAcctttgttaaaataaattccacTGAATAAATTTCTCGGATAAAAAGTTGACTATAATACAAGCCTTTTTGGGAAGagtattattgtattgaatatgtCACTTTGTAACAagagactttttttttataaattctaaaatatatgtgGTATTTTTCAGTGTTTAGTTGGAAAATTAATCACATATAACAAGaccttaataaagaaaaaagaattatttagtaaaaaaataaaaattttcataaCAATGACATTCCAGAAAAGGCTTGTATGTAAATAAgactattttatagattttatcatggttttttatattatagtttttactaatgtttcgaagactgcagccttcatggtaatAGTGGGACCGTACCATGCAGACTGCAAAATaactgtaaaatagttttatttcaatgtctaacattcatgtaaacataagaaatcattaaggcTTGATATGTTCACCCAGGATGTGGACTCCCTATGTACAAATATTGTCTGAATAGTTAAGTGCTTTCTGCGGACaattttctaacaaacatgttatccttcaaatgtttttatacatgtgtaacattatatagatattttccaataagaaatttgttttgtttatttttgtttttgacagtttgtttattctttatgcaaaaatattatatttgtgtagaaACTTTGTTACGACTAAGGTAATAATGAACCAAAACCTTGTAAGTAGTCTGTCTCAACATTAGATGATCAATAAATTCTATCTTCACCACTTTCATAAATGGTTCTCACCTTATTTTGCCACAGCTTTACATCTATATCTGATATGATATTAGCCCAAATGCCGTCTCTCTGATTCTTTTGTTGCCTACTGCAGAGCAGAAGTCCCAACTCCTCAAATGTCTCTCTTATTGCAGTTACTCTCAAAGATATGTGCCTAAAATTGTCATCAGAGAATAGAGCGCTgctttgtttttaaacatattctaaatttgaattcttGTCCAATTAGAACAGTTCTAGAATTCCAaattaatgtattcattttttatatttaatttgcataatcgtggatagataaaaatatgctaattcTGACATTTCTGTAGCAACTTATAATATATCTAGATGTTTGGTGACATCTATATAGCaaattgtgataaaaattaTCTATGTTGACAAATAGTGTTTATCACTTTActtttgttagaagttaacgtTGTCCATTAGCGTTCAATATCACGGTAGccgataatattgtaatatgctAATGTTACCTCTGAATGGGGTTACTTTGAAATATGGCCGGAACAGTACTGCCTCGGCGGTGCAGCGACTCAAAGTCCTGGTGCGTGAAGCCGAAGCTGGTCAAGAGACGTGACCAGCGCTCGTCGCCGTCAGCGCGCTCGGCAACCCCGCCAGGGAACACGACGCTGTTGGGGAACGACGCTCCGCCGGTGCGCGTCTGCAACAATATATCGTAATTAACGCCGCCAACATCACCCGAGCGCTTGCCCGCCGCTGCCGATGCCGCCGCGCCACTACGCTTCGTGAGCACTATCAACGTAGCCGAGTCACGCCAACTTTTcccaatatttttcattatgcgCACGCTACTGAGATTCGAGAGAGCTACACGAAACACACAGACTTTAGCGCTAGACAAAGGTCAACAACTTACACGTTAGTTTCACAAGGTACTATATATCCGTTTATCAGGCGTATATGTCTTATCGTGtctgttataaatgtttttacgaCGGCACAAAAtggaatttttaatacaaaaatagcaCAAAATTGATGTTCACTAGCGATTGTGTACTCTGTGGTTCCCGAAGGCCAGTGTTGCCAAgcgaagaaataaaattttaactgtaaattactttttttactgTCTTGGtgaaaataattacacattCGCACATATATAAGTGTAGTAAGtcaataagtttaaatttatttatttacagagaTGATTTGGGATGAGAATCATATCTGTAGccgaattaaaaatgtataatatattatactgattCTTATTAGTCAATCTATTACAGCGGCCACTGTATTCGTCattgatgtaataaataatataaaaaatgaaatattaaataaaatttattaataataatgcaaataattctttgaaaagtaattcacaatttttttatttacactatgTAGGCACTTTTGGCATCGCAACAGCGAAACTTTTCATGGTGACAGAGGGCACAGAGGTAACTTGAGGGGGTAAAATTGTCCCATGACGGAAGTATTTTTAATCTGTAACCATTTATTCTGGTGAATGATGACGTATGAGCAGTGCTTTGAATCGATTATTTTCATGTTAATTCATTGAataaaaatcgaaaaattcAGAGATCTATCGTATTTCACGATATCTACGTGACATTGACAGATAACGCCTTGACGCATTCCATTCAAGCGACATCTGGTGAGCAAATTTTTTACAGTGTTATTCACACTGTCTTCTTAAAATTTCGGTTAATTATTTGAGATACCACATTCAACTGTTTATAAAGTGAGGCTCTAAGTcaaaaaactacataaaactACGAAGTATTATAGATAACGTTATATTGTAGTTTTCGTAG
Encoded proteins:
- the LOC115441456 gene encoding nucleoside diphosphate-linked moiety X motif 19; the protein is MKNIGKSWRDSATLIVLTKRSGAAASAAAGKRSGDVGGVNYDILLQTRTGGASFPNSVVFPGGVAERADGDERWSRLLTSFGFTHQDFESLHRRGSTVPAIFQSNPIQRHISLRVTAIRETFEELGLLLCSRQQKNQRDGIWANIISDIDVKLWQNKLAKDPDELWNLCKEYNCYPDIWSLHYWSNWLTPKIFPKRFDTAFFVTAIESKPDFIKASSEVFSVEWSSPTEILNKTNVVVYPPQIYELTRLSHVTDLEELIKLAKEKSIHGDPCIYPVVVPAKDGMVHLLPGDDLYPETVDFNDNNKLPYTDKTILELRENCGTIHRLEKPKASNQPPVIVIKNYKTKHPIDMGDTTMILNEV